From Mucilaginibacter rubeus, a single genomic window includes:
- a CDS encoding PTS sugar transporter subunit IIA: MENTGSTRKFLIATHGKLAGGIKSSLDIITGTADSIFLIEAYVDENRSLEDDIKAVVDQIGDNDELIVFSDIMGGSVTNQILQYALQPNVHVVSGFNLPLVIEIILADANTPAEKVIAEAIENAKQQMVYVNKLLTAQNQEEEND; this comes from the coding sequence ATGGAGAATACCGGAAGCACAAGAAAATTTCTAATAGCAACGCATGGCAAGCTTGCAGGTGGCATAAAATCGTCGCTTGATATTATTACCGGCACTGCGGATAGCATTTTTTTGATTGAAGCTTATGTTGATGAAAACCGCTCATTAGAAGATGATATCAAAGCGGTAGTTGATCAAATTGGCGACAATGATGAATTGATTGTTTTTTCGGATATCATGGGGGGCAGTGTTACTAATCAAATCCTGCAATATGCCCTGCAGCCTAACGTACATGTGGTTTCGGGCTTTAATCTGCCGCTGGTCATTGAAATTATATTGGCTGATGCGAACACTCCCGCAGAAAAAGTAATTGCCGAAGCTATTGAAAACGCTAAGCAACAAATGGTATATGTAAATAAACTTTTAACCGCGCAAAACCAAGAGGAAGAAAATGATTAA
- a CDS encoding PTS system mannose/fructose/sorbose family transporter subunit IID, which yields MSVSYLLIALIAMFGHSEDFLGTTLLSRPLVLGPLVGLVLGDVTQGVIIGATLELIFMGNIKVGAAIPPDVITGGVLGTAFAIISGKGPAIALAIAVPVSILAEMVISGLFVLRAMLNKKFNQYAEDGEFKGIQRLHIISGLLRPVLMGIIIMLALQLGAGAMKTFLDMIPAWVQTGLQVAGNMLPALGFALLMNLMFNKNMAPYFFLGFMLAAYLKLPVIAIGGLGVIIALLVTQVASKPVTDEDDDDDFGFDEEPAKQIKPNPKLSKRDIRMLFFRSLALEANFNFETWQNTGFAFSIIPVLKKLYNTKEAMAAALKRHLQFFNTSPYGSTLIMGITAAMEEQNSNDEDFDEESINSVKLGLMGPLAGVFDSLFWGTFKVIAAGVGTSLAIKGNILGPLLFLLIFNVPHLLLRYKLTFVGYDAGTRFLQNLAKNNVMDRLTKGSSILGLMVVGAMPVTLMNITTPLHIGTEKSAVGVQSILDQVVPAMIPLGLTFLVYYFVKKNIKTTYLLLGLLLLGFAGSIIHLFA from the coding sequence TTGTCAGTATCATACTTACTCATCGCGCTGATAGCGATGTTTGGACATTCGGAAGATTTTCTGGGCACTACCCTGCTTAGCCGCCCCCTGGTGCTTGGCCCGCTGGTTGGCCTGGTGCTTGGCGACGTAACCCAGGGCGTGATCATCGGTGCTACGCTTGAACTCATATTCATGGGAAACATCAAGGTTGGCGCAGCTATACCTCCTGATGTGATCACGGGTGGCGTACTGGGTACCGCGTTTGCTATCATCTCAGGTAAAGGCCCCGCAATTGCACTGGCCATAGCCGTACCTGTTTCCATACTGGCCGAAATGGTGATCAGTGGTTTGTTTGTATTGCGGGCTATGCTCAATAAAAAGTTCAATCAATATGCCGAAGATGGTGAATTTAAAGGCATTCAACGCCTGCATATCATTTCAGGCCTATTGAGGCCGGTGCTCATGGGCATTATCATTATGCTTGCGCTGCAATTAGGTGCCGGCGCTATGAAAACATTTTTGGACATGATACCGGCGTGGGTACAAACAGGCTTACAGGTTGCAGGCAATATGCTGCCCGCATTAGGTTTCGCGCTGCTCATGAACCTCATGTTCAATAAAAACATGGCCCCTTATTTTTTCCTGGGTTTTATGTTAGCGGCTTACTTGAAATTACCGGTAATAGCCATTGGCGGCTTAGGCGTTATTATTGCTTTATTGGTAACCCAGGTTGCCTCTAAACCTGTCACAGATGAAGATGATGATGATGATTTTGGATTCGATGAAGAACCGGCAAAGCAAATAAAACCAAATCCAAAGCTTAGCAAACGTGATATCCGGATGCTGTTCTTTCGTTCGCTGGCGCTGGAAGCCAATTTCAATTTTGAAACCTGGCAAAATACCGGCTTCGCGTTTTCCATTATCCCGGTTCTTAAAAAGCTTTACAATACCAAAGAGGCCATGGCGGCGGCATTGAAAAGACATCTGCAATTTTTTAATACCAGTCCATACGGTTCTACATTAATAATGGGCATCACGGCTGCCATGGAAGAGCAAAACAGTAATGACGAAGATTTCGATGAAGAATCTATCAACTCGGTAAAACTGGGCCTGATGGGACCACTGGCCGGAGTATTCGACTCTTTGTTTTGGGGCACATTTAAAGTGATTGCCGCCGGGGTTGGAACATCGCTGGCTATTAAAGGCAATATCCTGGGGCCATTGTTGTTCCTGCTCATATTTAATGTTCCACATCTACTGCTACGTTATAAACTAACCTTTGTGGGCTACGATGCAGGCACCCGCTTTTTGCAAAACCTGGCCAAAAATAATGTAATGGACAGACTCACTAAAGGCTCATCTATTTTAGGGCTGATGGTTGTTGGGGCTATGCCGGTAACGCTCATGAACATCACTACACCATTACATATCGGCACAGAAAAATCCGCAGTGGGCGTTCAAAGCATTTTAGACCAGGTAGTGCCTGCCATGATACCGTTGGGACTTACTTTTTTAGTGTATTATTTTGTTAAAAAGAATATTAAAACCACATACCTGTTATTAGGCCTGCTGTTGCTTGGTTTTGCAGGGAGTATTATCCACCTGTTTGCATAA
- a CDS encoding glycoside hydrolase family 9 protein, which translates to MNLKKRIDLLSAICKKCCLVLAGLPFIVQAQSIKVVTNHVGYEDNKAKRAIIVADSHLAFTSFNLIDADKGNTAFTGQINYSGPVNKWKNFEFWTLDFSGFTKPGAYKIQFNSPKGVISSYPFIIGKNVLEKATISDVVYYFKGQRSSGLLDKADHHLVLSGTTDTVDAHGGWYDATGDYGKHLSHLSFSNYFNPQQISLTAFSLFKTYELLSARPGTDFRQFNRRILDEAMYGADYLVRMQAKNGSFYRSVSSPGPGKLPKDRVIQANEGNYRIKQTKDQSFTKTTTGKNWRSYQASYRSGAGISIAALAMASAYQTSGEFSNADYLKAAENAFAFLEKENPQMDYDKKENILDDYCALSAATELYKVTHKEIYKTAAEKRANNLLNRLSSWNKYQNFWRADDKDRPFFHPSDGGLPVVSLLYYYPYAAADLQARIKLAVRKSMEFELAITHEVNNPFGYSRELVQDTLGNRHSAFFFPHGSDASPWWQGENARLGSVATAARMAANLFKDDKTFHDQLSGFAIDQLNWILGLNPFDASMLQGTGHNNPAYGFFGTFEYTNAPGGIVNGITSGFDNEDDIDFNIPYAVSGKDSDWRWAEQWLPHTAWYLLAVSTSD; encoded by the coding sequence ATGAACCTAAAAAAGCGTATCGATCTTCTTTCGGCTATATGCAAAAAGTGTTGCCTTGTTTTAGCAGGATTGCCATTTATTGTGCAGGCACAAAGTATTAAAGTGGTAACCAATCATGTAGGTTACGAGGATAATAAGGCCAAACGCGCCATTATAGTTGCGGATAGTCATCTTGCCTTTACATCATTTAACCTTATTGATGCTGATAAAGGAAATACTGCATTTACCGGGCAAATCAACTACAGCGGGCCCGTGAACAAATGGAAGAACTTTGAATTTTGGACGCTTGATTTTAGCGGTTTTACAAAACCGGGGGCTTATAAAATCCAATTTAATTCACCTAAGGGTGTTATTTCATCTTACCCCTTTATTATTGGTAAAAACGTGCTTGAAAAAGCAACCATATCTGATGTGGTGTATTACTTTAAAGGACAGCGAAGCTCCGGCTTGTTAGATAAAGCCGATCATCATTTGGTATTATCAGGAACAACGGACACTGTTGACGCGCACGGCGGTTGGTATGATGCCACCGGCGATTATGGCAAACATCTTTCACACCTGTCATTCTCTAATTATTTTAATCCGCAGCAAATCTCATTAACGGCTTTTAGTCTGTTCAAAACCTATGAGTTGTTAAGCGCGCGCCCCGGAACTGATTTCAGACAGTTTAACAGGCGGATTTTAGATGAGGCTATGTATGGAGCCGATTACCTGGTAAGGATGCAGGCGAAAAACGGCTCTTTTTACCGTTCTGTTTCTTCGCCCGGACCCGGTAAGTTACCTAAAGACCGCGTAATTCAGGCGAATGAAGGTAACTACCGGATCAAGCAAACCAAAGATCAATCGTTCACCAAAACCACAACCGGTAAAAACTGGCGCAGTTATCAAGCCAGTTATCGTTCGGGTGCAGGGATTTCTATCGCCGCGTTGGCAATGGCATCAGCTTACCAAACGTCGGGAGAGTTTAGCAATGCAGATTACCTGAAGGCCGCTGAAAATGCCTTTGCCTTTTTGGAAAAGGAAAACCCGCAAATGGATTATGATAAAAAGGAGAATATCCTTGATGATTATTGTGCTTTAAGCGCCGCGACTGAGCTTTACAAGGTAACTCATAAAGAGATATACAAAACAGCAGCCGAAAAACGGGCAAATAATCTGCTCAATCGCTTGAGCTCCTGGAATAAGTATCAAAACTTTTGGCGTGCCGATGATAAAGACCGGCCTTTCTTTCACCCTTCAGATGGAGGGCTGCCGGTTGTTAGTCTGCTGTATTACTACCCATATGCTGCTGCCGATCTGCAGGCAAGGATCAAATTGGCAGTAAGGAAGTCAATGGAGTTTGAGTTAGCTATCACACATGAAGTAAATAATCCCTTTGGCTATAGCCGCGAATTGGTGCAGGATACTTTGGGCAACCGCCATAGTGCTTTCTTTTTCCCGCATGGCAGTGATGCTTCTCCCTGGTGGCAGGGAGAAAATGCAAGGCTTGGTTCAGTAGCTACAGCCGCGCGGATGGCTGCAAACCTGTTTAAGGATGATAAAACTTTTCATGACCAGCTTTCAGGTTTCGCTATTGATCAGCTTAACTGGATTTTAGGATTGAACCCATTTGATGCCAGTATGCTGCAGGGTACAGGGCATAACAATCCGGCGTATGGCTTTTTTGGCACGTTTGAATATACCAACGCGCCGGGCGGTATTGTAAATGGCATTACCTCGGGCTTTGATAATGAGGATGATATTGACTTTAATATTCCCTATGCTGTGTCGGGCAAAGACTCGGACTGGCGCTGGGCCGAGCAATGGTTGCCGCACACGGCCTGGTACCTACTGGCGGTTTCAACAAGCGATTAA
- a CDS encoding 6-phosphogluconolactonase, with protein sequence MKVTITKSEQEFDITAAWRIIAQMLEKRTSVIGLSTGQTTIGMHRIVSEIHAQYPFDVSNITLFNVDELTNLEREYTGSCYTMILNQIAGPLGIPEKNFIMPPTLSNDFVAESILFEKRLAERGGADLQMLGIGSNGHIGINQPGTPFESETWVSPMDPDFEARVRRETQVPPETELGGLTRGVKNIMHTRKLILIAKGSHKAEIIKQAILGPVTTDIPASVVQLHSNCEILLDADAGALIADYAKERGYNW encoded by the coding sequence ATGAAAGTAACTATAACCAAAAGCGAGCAGGAATTTGATATCACCGCGGCATGGCGCATCATAGCGCAGATGCTTGAAAAACGAACATCGGTAATTGGCCTTTCAACCGGGCAAACTACCATTGGGATGCACCGCATTGTTTCGGAAATTCACGCTCAATACCCGTTTGATGTATCAAACATTACCCTGTTTAATGTAGATGAACTCACTAACCTGGAGCGCGAATACACAGGCAGTTGCTATACCATGATCCTGAACCAGATTGCCGGTCCGCTGGGGATTCCTGAAAAAAACTTTATTATGCCGCCTACCCTTTCTAATGATTTTGTGGCAGAGAGTATCCTGTTTGAAAAACGCCTTGCCGAGCGAGGCGGAGCCGATTTGCAGATGCTGGGTATCGGCAGTAATGGACATATTGGCATCAATCAGCCAGGAACGCCCTTTGAAAGTGAAACCTGGGTATCACCAATGGATCCGGATTTTGAAGCACGCGTACGCCGTGAAACTCAAGTCCCACCAGAAACCGAACTTGGTGGCCTAACCCGTGGCGTTAAAAACATTATGCATACCCGCAAGCTTATCCTGATAGCAAAAGGCAGCCATAAGGCCGAAATCATTAAACAAGCCATATTAGGCCCTGTAACCACGGATATCCCGGCATCTGTAGTACAACTACATTCAAATTGCGAGATATTGTTAGATGCGGATGCGGGCGCTTTAATAGCCGATTACGCTAAAGAACGTGGTTATAATTGGTAA
- a CDS encoding HPr family phosphocarrier protein — protein MITKDYIITSAQGMHARPATQLVKLVKGFKSATSLKKGDKTVKLNSLLNILSLSIKGGETVSVIMDGEDEVSAAVIIDDFFTKQLKEL, from the coding sequence ATGATAACCAAAGATTATATCATCACATCGGCGCAGGGAATGCATGCCCGACCGGCAACCCAGCTTGTTAAACTGGTAAAAGGCTTTAAATCGGCCACCAGTTTAAAAAAAGGCGACAAAACCGTTAAACTGAACAGTTTGCTTAATATCCTATCGCTGAGCATTAAAGGCGGCGAAACCGTTTCGGTAATTATGGATGGCGAGGATGAAGTGAGCGCAGCAGTTATTATCGATGATTTTTTCACCAAACAGCTTAAAGAACTTTAA
- a CDS encoding ThuA domain-containing protein — MKKIVLILSFCLLTVVSAWAQKAPRFKVIALYENGGHHIEYSKAAKVWLDKLAADNNFSIDYIQTTDTIDSAFLSNYQLFIQLDYPPYAWKEKAVKAFEKYIDEGKGGWIGFHHATLLGEFDGYPMWNWFWNFMGGIRFKNYIATFAKGTVNVEDKTHPVMKGVSPSFLVQKEEWYTYDKDPRPNVHVLASVDESTYEPKDGITMGDHPVVWTNPAKKARNVYIFMGHSPILFESKDYTTLFSNAIFWAAEK; from the coding sequence ATGAAAAAAATAGTACTGATATTAAGTTTTTGCCTGTTAACCGTTGTAAGCGCCTGGGCGCAAAAAGCCCCGCGCTTTAAAGTGATTGCCCTTTATGAAAACGGCGGCCACCATATTGAGTATTCAAAAGCAGCTAAAGTATGGCTGGACAAGCTGGCTGCTGATAATAATTTTTCTATCGATTATATTCAAACTACTGATACAATTGATAGTGCGTTTCTTTCTAATTACCAATTGTTTATCCAGCTGGACTACCCGCCCTATGCCTGGAAAGAAAAAGCGGTTAAAGCATTTGAAAAATATATTGACGAAGGCAAGGGAGGCTGGATTGGTTTTCACCATGCAACCCTTTTGGGCGAGTTTGACGGTTACCCAATGTGGAACTGGTTCTGGAATTTTATGGGCGGTATCCGTTTTAAAAATTACATAGCGACCTTCGCCAAAGGCACCGTCAATGTCGAGGATAAAACCCACCCGGTAATGAAAGGCGTGTCACCATCCTTCCTGGTTCAGAAGGAAGAGTGGTATACTTATGATAAAGATCCGCGGCCTAATGTGCATGTACTGGCATCGGTAGATGAATCAACTTATGAGCCTAAAGATGGCATTACCATGGGCGATCACCCGGTTGTATGGACTAACCCTGCAAAAAAAGCCCGCAACGTTTATATTTTTATGGGCCATTCGCCGATACTTTTTGAGAGTAAGGATTATACCACGCTTTTCAGCAATGCTATTTTCTGGGCAGCTGAAAAATAA
- a CDS encoding redoxin family protein codes for MKNWNFHISFALALLLCIPIFCFAADEHKTLAIGAQAPDFSLPGIDGKTYTLQSFKNAKVLVVVFMCNHCPTSQAYEDRVIKLTSDYASKGVSVVAINPNNPSSLRYDELGYSDLGDSFEEMKTRAKDKGFNFPYLYDGETEVASNKYGPVATPHIFVFDKDRKLRYNGRIDNMENPAKTPKSQDARNAIDAVLAGKDIAVPVTKTFGCSVKWAEKKDWIDKAQIQWAKEPVKIDTISAAGIATVVKNHSDRLRMINLWATWCGPCVAEFDDLVTLNRLYRDRGLEFVSISADDPANKDKALKFLQRKQSSGTNYIYTGDDKYKMIEAVDPKWDGALPYTMLVDPDGKVVYSHQGAIDIEELKKVIWNNPMMGRIYK; via the coding sequence ATGAAGAACTGGAACTTTCATATAAGTTTTGCCCTCGCGTTGTTATTATGCATCCCGATATTTTGCTTTGCGGCAGATGAGCACAAAACGCTGGCTATCGGCGCTCAGGCACCTGATTTTAGTTTGCCGGGTATTGATGGCAAAACCTACACCTTGCAATCATTTAAAAATGCCAAAGTGCTGGTTGTGGTTTTTATGTGTAACCATTGCCCAACATCACAGGCCTATGAAGATAGGGTGATTAAACTAACCAGTGATTATGCATCAAAGGGTGTTAGTGTTGTGGCTATTAACCCCAATAATCCTTCCTCATTGCGTTATGATGAATTGGGATACAGTGATTTAGGCGATTCATTTGAAGAAATGAAAACACGGGCCAAAGATAAAGGCTTCAACTTCCCATACTTGTACGATGGCGAAACTGAAGTGGCCTCCAACAAATATGGTCCCGTTGCTACTCCCCATATTTTCGTGTTTGATAAAGACAGGAAGCTTAGGTACAACGGCCGGATTGATAATATGGAAAATCCTGCCAAAACCCCAAAATCGCAGGATGCACGTAATGCTATCGACGCTGTGCTTGCAGGTAAAGATATTGCAGTGCCTGTTACAAAGACTTTCGGTTGCTCGGTTAAATGGGCCGAGAAAAAGGATTGGATAGATAAGGCTCAAATTCAATGGGCAAAGGAACCCGTAAAAATTGATACCATCAGCGCTGCCGGAATAGCGACTGTTGTGAAAAATCATTCGGACAGGCTAAGGATGATCAACCTTTGGGCCACCTGGTGCGGCCCTTGTGTAGCCGAGTTTGATGATCTGGTTACGTTAAACAGGCTGTACCGCGACAGGGGGCTTGAGTTTGTGAGTATCAGTGCCGATGATCCTGCTAATAAGGATAAAGCCTTGAAGTTTTTACAGCGCAAGCAATCGTCAGGAACTAATTACATCTACACCGGCGATGATAAATACAAAATGATTGAGGCGGTAGACCCTAAATGGGATGGGGCTTTGCCTTATACCATGCTGGTTGATCCGGATGGGAAAGTAGTATATAGTCACCAGGGGGCCATCGATATCGAAGAACTAAAAAAAGTGATCTGGAATAACCCCATGATGGGCAGGATCTACAAATAA
- a CDS encoding PTS sugar transporter subunit IIB, giving the protein MIKLTRIDDRLVHGQVAFTWTPALGADCLLIANDKVAKDEFMKMTLGLAKPAGTKLLIKPIKEAAAFLNDEKSKNAKVLILINSVKDAAALAVEVPEITTINFGGLRSKDGSKLISKAIAVNDDDIAIIREMLAKGLELEVRQVPTDNKQLVANLI; this is encoded by the coding sequence ATGATTAAGCTAACCCGTATTGATGACAGGTTGGTACATGGCCAGGTAGCTTTTACATGGACGCCTGCGCTTGGTGCCGATTGCCTGCTGATTGCCAACGACAAAGTGGCCAAGGATGAGTTTATGAAGATGACCCTCGGCCTTGCAAAACCGGCAGGCACCAAGCTATTGATCAAACCGATAAAAGAGGCGGCCGCTTTTTTAAATGACGAGAAAAGCAAAAACGCGAAAGTTTTAATCCTGATCAATAGCGTTAAGGATGCAGCCGCACTGGCAGTGGAAGTGCCCGAAATAACAACAATCAACTTCGGTGGCTTACGGTCAAAAGACGGCTCAAAGCTGATCTCAAAAGCGATAGCAGTTAATGACGATGATATAGCTATCATTCGCGAAATGCTGGCAAAAGGCCTTGAGCTTGAAGTAAGGCAGGTACCTACTGATAACAAACAACTTGTAGCAAACCTGATTTAA
- the ptsP gene encoding phosphoenolpyruvate--protein phosphotransferase — translation MKGIGVSPGIAIGRAFVIKKNAPATNGIVLKNQVEIVAEIERFDISVVNALAEIDAIKNNSQLMLNDDDIAILETQVELINDPQIREDVVAKIEEEKKTANDAMIEVTAGIVALFESMDDEYMRARSADFQDIGNRILKYINRTGDTNNRSFEPDTIVIADDLTPSDTITLDLNLVTGFATQAGSRTSHAAIIAKSKGLPAVVACGDELMTINHNDFIILDGLSGSVYVNPGEDIISRYSAKSASFRQQAEVLKTVKDKPAITADGKQVTLLANISDADDLAMVHDNGGEGVGLFRTEMLFMDRDTFPDEEEQFEFYKKAVLQAKGKPTVIRTIDIGGDKHLSYFNLPTELNPFLGYRAIRISLDQEGLFIVQLKAILRASAFGSVSIMFPMISNVKEIREAKFILNKAKNELFEAGVAFNNDVKVGIMVEIPSAAVTADILAKEVDFFSIGTNDLCQYTLAVDRMNEKITHLYDPFNPGVLRLILNVIEQGRAHNIHVGMCGEMASDPLATLLLLGMGLEEFSMSAASIPAIKNIIINNSEATAKQVCQQVMAMDSSENVIAYLKEITQ, via the coding sequence ATGAAGGGAATTGGAGTTTCACCGGGCATTGCTATAGGAAGGGCGTTTGTTATTAAAAAAAACGCGCCTGCCACCAACGGTATTGTTTTAAAAAACCAGGTTGAGATAGTAGCGGAAATTGAACGCTTTGACATTTCGGTTGTCAACGCGCTTGCCGAGATCGATGCCATCAAGAACAACTCGCAACTGATGCTCAATGATGATGACATAGCTATACTGGAAACACAGGTGGAGCTGATCAATGATCCGCAGATTCGTGAAGATGTGGTAGCTAAAATTGAAGAAGAGAAAAAGACGGCGAACGATGCTATGATAGAAGTTACCGCCGGCATTGTCGCCCTGTTTGAAAGCATGGATGATGAGTATATGCGTGCCCGCTCGGCTGATTTTCAGGATATCGGTAACCGGATCCTCAAATACATCAACCGTACAGGCGATACCAATAACCGCTCTTTTGAGCCGGATACCATTGTTATTGCCGATGACCTCACTCCTTCTGATACGATCACTTTAGACCTGAACCTTGTCACCGGGTTTGCAACACAGGCGGGTAGCCGCACCTCGCACGCGGCCATCATAGCCAAATCAAAAGGGCTGCCTGCGGTTGTAGCCTGCGGCGATGAGTTAATGACTATCAACCATAACGACTTTATCATTTTAGACGGCCTCAGCGGTTCGGTTTATGTTAACCCAGGCGAGGATATTATTAGCAGATACTCGGCTAAATCCGCCTCCTTCAGGCAACAGGCCGAGGTATTAAAAACGGTGAAAGACAAGCCTGCCATTACCGCCGATGGTAAACAGGTAACCCTATTGGCCAATATCTCGGATGCCGATGACCTGGCTATGGTGCACGATAACGGCGGCGAAGGTGTTGGCCTTTTCCGTACCGAAATGCTGTTTATGGATCGAGATACATTCCCGGATGAAGAGGAACAATTTGAGTTTTATAAAAAAGCAGTATTACAGGCAAAAGGCAAACCTACAGTTATACGAACCATTGATATAGGTGGCGATAAACACCTGTCATACTTCAACTTACCAACCGAACTTAATCCTTTTCTTGGCTATCGTGCAATCCGTATTTCGCTCGATCAGGAAGGTTTATTTATTGTGCAGCTTAAAGCCATTTTAAGGGCCTCCGCATTTGGATCGGTTAGTATCATGTTCCCCATGATCTCTAACGTAAAAGAAATTCGCGAAGCGAAATTCATCCTGAATAAAGCAAAAAACGAACTGTTTGAAGCTGGTGTCGCATTCAACAATGATGTGAAGGTTGGGATCATGGTCGAGATTCCGTCAGCCGCTGTTACGGCGGATATCCTTGCTAAAGAAGTGGACTTTTTCAGTATTGGCACCAACGACCTTTGCCAGTATACCCTGGCTGTAGACAGGATGAATGAAAAGATCACCCACCTGTACGATCCGTTTAATCCCGGTGTACTACGTCTCATTCTGAATGTAATTGAACAAGGCCGTGCGCATAACATACACGTGGGCATGTGCGGCGAGATGGCCTCCGACCCGCTGGCAACCCTGTTATTATTAGGCATGGGGCTTGAAGAGTTTTCCATGAGTGCTGCCTCCATTCCAGCAATTAAAAACATCATCATTAATAATAGCGAAGCAACAGCTAAGCAGGTATGCCAACAGGTAATGGCCATGGATAGTTCAGAAAACGTTATTGCTTATTTAAAGGAGATAACCCAATGA
- a CDS encoding ThuA domain-containing protein, with protein MSKLKYFVNTLILLLLINIAVAQQYKFRALVVISRSDDHIKMMTAAKPFFEKLGEDNHFKVDYTDDSSKINDENLKNYQVFVMMQLAPFDISYSQQAALQKFVEQGKGWVGIHGAGLTGTEFLAKNTKYWKWFEDFMGGVVYSPHPAYQKGAVIVEDRQHPATKNLPAKFEISDEWYEFDKSPRPNVRVLATADESSYKQNKPMGDHPIIWTNEKYRRMIYIGIGHDPSVFTNQSYITLLRDAILWAGSK; from the coding sequence ATGAGCAAGCTGAAATATTTTGTAAATACACTAATTCTGCTGTTATTGATAAATATTGCTGTTGCGCAGCAATATAAATTCAGAGCTTTGGTGGTGATTTCCCGGTCAGATGATCACATTAAAATGATGACCGCCGCCAAACCGTTTTTCGAAAAGTTGGGTGAGGACAACCATTTTAAAGTTGATTATACCGACGATTCAAGCAAGATCAATGACGAAAACCTAAAGAATTACCAGGTATTTGTGATGATGCAACTGGCGCCCTTTGATATTTCATACAGTCAGCAGGCCGCTTTGCAAAAGTTTGTTGAGCAAGGGAAAGGTTGGGTCGGGATTCATGGTGCGGGTTTAACCGGAACGGAGTTTTTGGCTAAAAATACCAAATACTGGAAATGGTTTGAGGATTTTATGGGAGGAGTAGTGTATTCGCCGCATCCGGCTTATCAAAAAGGAGCTGTTATTGTGGAAGACCGGCAACATCCGGCCACCAAAAATCTGCCTGCTAAATTTGAGATTTCTGATGAATGGTACGAGTTTGATAAAAGCCCGCGGCCCAATGTGCGTGTTCTGGCTACCGCCGACGAATCAAGTTATAAACAAAACAAGCCAATGGGTGATCATCCCATTATCTGGACGAATGAAAAATACCGCCGCATGATCTATATCGGTATTGGACATGATCCATCGGTATTCACCAATCAAAGTTATATAACACTGCTCAGGGATGCTATCCTTTGGGCGGGATCAAAATAA